The following are encoded together in the Sphaerodactylus townsendi isolate TG3544 linkage group LG12, MPM_Stown_v2.3, whole genome shotgun sequence genome:
- the BMP10 gene encoding bone morphogenetic protein 10, with translation MDSVAFQIWATLSFLVHLANCSPIMSLDVPLLEEDMPFFDEQDVLLQNLQNALLKALNLSDIPMQEAVKVDPPEYMLELYNRFATDKTSMPSANIVRSFKNEEQILYPVHFHGIRRYPLLFNISVPHHEKITKAELRLYILAEDERMRNGGLNRRVTIFEGLENEHGEEKKKGENKMRVLASRHIHSTDNEWKTFEVTEAIRKWHHSDSTTHRLEVQIENRGGEEPDERGKVDIDINEGAKHEPLLIVFSDDQGHAKKEERHELNEMIQHEKMQDLQDLDVNDFYTRPSEEKILQMRSNIIYDSTSRIRRNAGSSCKRTSLLVDFKEIGWDSWIIAPQSYEAYQCKGACSYPLDDQLTTTYAMARTLVHLNDPQKASPACCVPTKLAPISLLYLDKGVVTYKLNYDDMSVLECGCR, from the exons ATGGATTCTGTAGCCTTTCAGATCTGGGCAACCCTCTCTTTTCTGGTCCACCTTGCAAACTGCAGTCCCATCATGAGCCTAGATGTACCTCTTTTAGAGGAAGACATGCCATTTTTTGATGAACAGGATGTGCTGCTTCAAAATTTGCAAAATGCGTTGCTGAAGGCACTTAACCTCTCTGACATTCCCATGCAAGAAGCAGTCAAGGTGGACCCTCCAGAATATATGTTAGAGCTCTACAACAGGTTTGCCACTGATAAGACATCAATGCCATCTGCCAACATTGTTAGAAGCTTCAAAAATGAAG AACAGATTTTGTATCCTGTCCACTTTCATGGAATACGGAGATACCCTCTTCTTTTTAACATCTCTGTCCCTCACCATGAGAAGATAACCAAGGCAGAACTGAGGCTCTACATCTTGGCGGAGGACGAGAGAATGCGTAACGGTGGTCTGAACAGAAGGGTCACAATTTTTGAAGGGCTGGAGAACGaacatggagaagagaagaagaaaggagagaataAAATGAGAGTGCTGGCATCCAGACACATCCACAGCACTGACAATGAATGGAAAACATTTGAGGTCACAGAGGCCATCAGGAAATGGCATCACTCAGACTCAACCACTCATCGGCTAGAAGTGCAGATTGAGaacagaggaggagaggagcCTGACGAACGAGGAAAAGTAGATATAGACATCAATGAAGGGGCCAAACACGAGCCTTTATTAATTGTGTTTTCAGATGACCAAGGCCATGccaagaaagaagaaaggcaTGAATTGAATGAGATGATACAGCATGAGAAGATGCAAGATCTGCAGGACCTAGATGTGAATGATTTCTATACCAGACCCAGCGAAGAGAAAATTCTTCAGATGAGGTCCAACATTATCTACGACTCAACTTCCCGCATAAGAAGGAATGCTGGGAGCAGTTGCAAAAGGACTTCGCTCCTTGTAGATTTCAAGGAGATTGGCTGGGATTCCTGGATCATTGCTCCACAATCTTACGAAGCATACCAGTGCAAGGGAGCATGCTCGTACCCTCTGGATGATCAACTCACAACCACCTATGCCATGGCCCGGACTTTGGTTCACTTGAATGATCCCCAGAAAGCTTCTCCGGCCTGTTGTGTACCTACCAAGCTGGCTCCCATCTCTTTGCTTTACTTGGATAAAGGTGTGGTTACCTACAAACTGAACTATGATGATATGTCAGTATTGGAATGCGGCTGCCGATAG
- the GKN2 gene encoding gastrokine-2, translating to MTRLLILIAVLGVFWSQAFASFRIFRLPSNNGDYTQQTVTIDNENQIANIHVYGGSCSSDTIFDYKHGYIATRLFSRRACFVYKMEKGYIPELEEVGRLAYEKQMLKNMLSPKNIWVKYVPSHSFFGSIKEWFVYGSSIEKLCKGVPVYKVERVEKVAGAGGCVKAGLLGILGISICGDIRL from the exons ATGACCAGGCTT ctAATACTAATCGCTGTTCTGGGAGTCTTCTGGAGTCAAGCTTTTGCATCTTTTAGG ATCTTCAGGCTCCCCAGCAACAATGGTGATTACACCCAGCAAACAGTGACCATTGACAATGAGAATCAAATAGCCAATATCCATGTCTATGGTGGATCATGCTCTTCTGATACGATTTTTGACTACAAACAT GGATACATTGCAACAAGACTGTTTTCTCGACGAGCCTGCTTTGTTTACAAGATGGAAAAAGGCTACATTCCAGAACTGGAAGAAGTTGGACGTCTTGCTTATGAGAAACAG ATGCTGAAGAACATGCTCTCTCCAAAAAATATATGGGTGAAATATGTGCCCAGTCATTCTTTCTTTGGATCAATCAAGGAGTGGTTTGTCTATGGCAGCTCCATTGAGAAGCTGTGCAAGGGTGTACCTGTTTACAAAGTTGAAAGAGTTGAGA AAGTAGCAGGAGCTGGAGGATGTGTCAAAGCAGGTCTCCTTGGCATTCTGGGAATTTCAATCTGCGGAGACATCAGACTGTAA